From Methylobacterium radiodurans, a single genomic window includes:
- a CDS encoding ATP-dependent helicase: MQNPPHAASSAAGAAGSQGAGSSISARAMGGLRPDAAAYLDGLNPEQRRAVETTEGPVLVLAGAGTGKTRVLTTRIAHLIATGRARPYDILAVTFTNKAAREMKHRIGTLIGPAGEGMPWLGTFHAIGTKILRRHAELVGLKSDFTILGTDDQLRLMKQVILDQNVDEKRWPARALSHAIDGWKNRGLGPEQVPAGEGQAFAFGKGAALYTAYQARLATLNAVDFGDLLLLCLKLWRENPDILQNYQSRFRYILVDEYQDTNVAQYLWLRLLAQGHRNVACVGDDDQSIYGWRGAEVDNILRFEHDFPGAVVVRLERNYRSTGHILAAASGLIARNEGRLGKTLRTDDEPGERVTVTGAWDSEEEARQIAEAIERLQGKKHPLSEIAVLVRISAQMREIEDRFVQLGLPYRVVGGPRFYERAEIRDALAYLRVTANSADDLAFERIVNTPKRGLGDATLQQLHAYARAERVPLLLAARRLCETDELKPRVRSTLRALTESFSRWARSVESQPHSEVAQTILEESGYTEMWQKDRSADAAGRLENLKEFVRSMEEFPDLAGFLEHVSLVMEASEAEGAERVSLMTLHAAKGLEFDTVFLPGWEDGLFPNQRALDESGRAGLEEERRLAHVGLTRARKRAKLSFAVNRRIHGLWSSTIPSRFIDELPEASVDVVEAPAHFSAGASRFDRNPAPFGSSYGTPGWQRAQAATNGRGFGASSGRGSGGPRQIEGELVAKSTGSASAFQGGQRVFHTKFGPGTVAGVDGNKLTVDFDKAGRKMVLDSFLQPG, from the coding sequence ATGCAGAACCCTCCGCACGCCGCTTCCAGTGCCGCCGGGGCCGCCGGGTCCCAGGGTGCCGGCAGCTCGATCTCCGCCCGCGCAATGGGCGGGCTGCGCCCGGACGCGGCCGCCTACCTCGACGGGCTGAACCCGGAGCAGCGCCGCGCGGTCGAGACCACGGAGGGGCCGGTCCTGGTGCTGGCGGGCGCCGGTACCGGCAAGACCCGGGTTCTCACCACCCGCATCGCTCACCTGATCGCGACGGGGCGCGCCCGGCCCTACGACATCCTGGCGGTGACCTTCACCAACAAGGCCGCCCGGGAGATGAAGCACCGCATCGGCACCCTGATCGGGCCGGCGGGCGAGGGCATGCCCTGGCTCGGCACCTTCCATGCCATCGGCACCAAGATCCTGCGCCGCCACGCCGAGCTCGTCGGGCTGAAATCCGACTTCACCATCCTCGGCACCGACGACCAGCTCCGCCTGATGAAGCAGGTCATCCTCGACCAGAACGTGGACGAGAAGCGCTGGCCCGCCCGCGCCTTGAGCCACGCCATCGACGGCTGGAAGAACCGGGGCCTCGGGCCCGAGCAGGTCCCGGCGGGGGAGGGGCAGGCCTTCGCCTTCGGCAAGGGGGCCGCGCTCTACACCGCCTACCAGGCCCGGCTCGCGACGCTCAACGCCGTCGACTTCGGCGACCTGCTGCTGCTCTGCCTCAAGCTCTGGCGCGAGAATCCGGACATCCTGCAGAACTACCAGAGCCGCTTCCGCTACATCCTGGTGGACGAGTACCAGGACACCAACGTCGCCCAGTACCTCTGGCTGCGCCTGCTGGCGCAGGGACACCGCAACGTCGCCTGCGTGGGCGACGACGACCAGTCGATCTACGGCTGGCGCGGGGCCGAGGTCGACAACATCCTGCGCTTCGAGCACGACTTCCCGGGCGCCGTCGTGGTGCGGCTGGAGCGCAACTACCGCTCGACCGGGCACATCCTGGCCGCCGCCTCCGGGCTGATCGCCCGGAACGAGGGGCGGCTCGGCAAGACGCTGCGCACCGACGACGAGCCGGGCGAGCGCGTCACCGTGACGGGCGCCTGGGATTCGGAGGAGGAGGCGCGCCAGATCGCCGAGGCGATCGAGCGGCTGCAGGGGAAGAAGCACCCCCTCTCCGAGATCGCCGTGCTGGTGCGCATCTCCGCCCAGATGCGCGAGATCGAGGACCGCTTCGTCCAGCTCGGCCTGCCCTACCGGGTGGTCGGCGGCCCGCGCTTCTACGAGCGGGCCGAGATCCGCGACGCGCTGGCCTACCTGCGCGTCACCGCAAACTCGGCCGACGACCTCGCCTTCGAGCGCATCGTCAATACGCCCAAGCGCGGCCTGGGCGATGCCACGCTCCAGCAACTCCACGCCTATGCCCGCGCCGAGCGCGTGCCCTTGCTGCTCGCCGCCCGGCGCCTCTGCGAGACCGACGAACTGAAGCCCCGCGTGCGCTCGACCCTGCGCGCGTTGACCGAAAGCTTCTCCCGCTGGGCCCGCTCGGTCGAGAGCCAGCCCCATTCCGAGGTGGCGCAGACCATCCTGGAGGAATCCGGCTACACCGAGATGTGGCAGAAGGACCGCTCGGCGGACGCGGCCGGGCGCCTGGAGAACCTCAAGGAGTTCGTCCGCTCCATGGAGGAGTTCCCGGATCTCGCGGGCTTCCTGGAACACGTCTCGCTGGTGATGGAGGCCTCCGAGGCGGAAGGGGCCGAGCGCGTCTCGCTGATGACGCTCCACGCCGCCAAGGGCCTAGAGTTCGACACCGTGTTCCTGCCCGGCTGGGAGGACGGCCTGTTCCCGAATCAGCGGGCGCTCGACGAGAGCGGGCGGGCGGGGCTCGAGGAGGAGCGCCGCCTCGCCCATGTCGGCCTGACCCGGGCGCGCAAGCGCGCCAAGCTGTCATTCGCGGTCAACCGCCGCATCCACGGGCTGTGGTCCTCGACCATCCCCTCGCGCTTCATCGACGAGCTGCCCGAGGCCTCCGTCGACGTGGTCGAGGCTCCGGCGCATTTCTCGGCGGGCGCCTCCCGCTTCGACCGCAACCCGGCGCCCTTCGGCTCCTCCTACGGCACGCCCGGCTGGCAGCGGGCGCAGGCCGCGACCAACGGGCGCGGCTTCGGCGCCTCGTCCGGCCGAGGTTCCGGCGGTCCCCGCCAGATCGAGGGCGAACTGGTGGCGAAATCCACCGGCAGCGCCTCGGCCTTCCAGGGCGGCCAGCGGGTCTTCCACACCAAGTTCGGGCCCGGCACCGTCGCGGGGGTCGACGGCAACAAGCTGACCGTTGACTTCGACAAGGCCGGCCGGAAGATGGTGCTCGACAGCTTCCTCCAGCCGGGGTGA